The following are encoded in a window of Saccharothrix longispora genomic DNA:
- a CDS encoding helicase-associated domain-containing protein, translated as MDSWPEQVRFTEEEALANLRAVLGLCAAGEVKCSDKTSRPSAATVRTVSAHLVHGDFYPEEPIAAFAWPLLLQAGGLASLDGTRLRLTPKGRSALGKPSAEAIRGLWRRWLTHAVIDEFSRVEQIKGQHARNVLTAAKTRRQAVAAALATCPPGKWVDVDFLFTAMRRGNMSPTIARTETALWKLYLVDPEYGSLGYDGFHDWELLEGRYTLAVLFEYAGTLGLVDLDYVDPRGARDDYVDNWGGDDLDALSRYDGLVAIRLTALGAYALGLTGTYQPPEPRTAGTRPLKVLPNLDVVAMGDIGAADRLVLSAHAEQTADRVWSLSAAGLLMALDNGRDLGGFVDFLAERTEHDLPDAVRTLVADVERRSSQLTDLGHVRVIECADPALAALIARDRAIRALCRPIGDRHLAVRPDQELKFRKALLRLGHVIPAGVRGGGL; from the coding sequence GTGGACTCCTGGCCGGAGCAGGTGCGGTTCACCGAGGAGGAAGCCCTGGCCAACCTGCGCGCCGTGCTCGGACTGTGCGCGGCCGGGGAGGTGAAGTGCAGCGACAAGACCAGTCGCCCGTCCGCTGCGACGGTGCGGACCGTCAGCGCGCACCTGGTGCACGGTGACTTCTACCCCGAGGAGCCCATCGCGGCGTTCGCGTGGCCGCTGCTGCTCCAGGCCGGTGGCCTCGCCTCGCTCGACGGCACCCGCCTCCGGTTGACCCCGAAGGGCCGCTCGGCGCTCGGGAAGCCGTCTGCCGAGGCCATCCGGGGCCTGTGGCGGCGCTGGCTCACCCACGCGGTGATCGACGAGTTCAGCCGGGTCGAGCAGATCAAGGGCCAGCACGCCCGCAACGTGCTCACCGCGGCCAAGACCCGGCGACAGGCGGTCGCCGCGGCGCTGGCCACCTGCCCGCCGGGCAAGTGGGTCGACGTCGACTTCCTGTTCACCGCGATGCGGCGCGGCAACATGAGCCCCACGATCGCCCGCACCGAGACGGCGCTGTGGAAGCTCTACCTCGTCGACCCGGAGTACGGCAGCCTCGGCTACGACGGCTTCCACGACTGGGAACTCCTCGAAGGTCGTTACACCCTGGCCGTGTTGTTCGAGTACGCGGGCACCCTCGGGTTGGTCGACCTCGACTACGTCGACCCACGCGGCGCGCGCGACGACTACGTCGACAACTGGGGTGGTGACGACCTGGACGCGTTGAGCCGCTACGACGGACTCGTGGCCATCAGGCTCACCGCGCTGGGCGCTTACGCCCTCGGCCTGACCGGCACGTACCAACCTCCTGAGCCCAGGACCGCCGGGACCCGGCCGCTGAAGGTGCTGCCCAACCTCGACGTCGTCGCCATGGGCGACATCGGCGCCGCGGACCGGCTCGTCCTGTCCGCCCACGCGGAGCAGACCGCCGACCGCGTCTGGTCGCTGTCGGCGGCCGGCCTGCTCATGGCGCTCGACAACGGCCGCGACCTCGGTGGGTTCGTCGACTTCCTCGCCGAGCGGACCGAGCACGACCTGCCCGACGCGGTGCGCACGCTGGTCGCGGATGTCGAGCGGCGGAGTTCGCAGCTGACCGATCTCGGCCACGTCCGCGTCATCGAGTGCGCCGATCCCGCGCTCGCCGCGTTGATCGCCCGCGACCGCGCGATTCGCGCGCTGTGCCGTCCGATCGGTGACCGCCACTTGGCCGTCCGGCCGGACCAGGAGCTGAAGTTCCGCAAGGCCCTGCTCAGGCTGGGGCATGTCATCCCGGCCGGGGTCCGCGGCGGCGGGCTCTGA